The following coding sequences are from one Neodiprion lecontei isolate iyNeoLeco1 chromosome 7, iyNeoLeco1.1, whole genome shotgun sequence window:
- the LOC107219980 gene encoding flocculation protein FLO11 isoform X30: protein MKKSSCSILAVLVLFQLCGGIHTRVISDIPSPDNNEGSGFGGDGIEEIQNGFESINSGPEIVPIEVNGGDQQYLEGLPPAPIQGNMGGIPEFNNGFDLMNFEPENVPIEVNGEDQQYFEGLPPASFQENMGDNPEFNNGFDSMNFEPENVPIDVNGGDQQYFEGLPPAPFEGNIDYIVSQGDNENGQAAFGIQGEDADAGIPVGNDEQPIDNDANVDVQDDSPVIGFVGQNTIFDEQAPLNNAGFSDNMGDGSGEQASATNAGSGSQSGDNSGEQAPANNAGSGSQSGDNSGEQASANNAGSGSQSGSSSGEQASSDNAGSGSQFGKASVEWRINSTATINEAATNTEVATTTEAQTTTEAATTAEAASTTEAQTTTEAGTSDEAASTTEAGTGDEAASTTDAGTSDEAGTTDEAASTTEAGTGDEAVSTTEAGTSDEAASTTEAGTSDEGASTTEAGTSDEAGTTDEAASTTEAGTSDEAASTTEAGTSDEAGTTDEAASTTEAGTGDEAASTTEAGTSDEAASTTEAGTSDEGASTTEAGTSDEAGTTDEAASTTEAGTSDEAASTTEAGTSDEGASTTEAGTSDEAGTTDEAASTTEAGTSDEVASTTEAGTSDEGASTTEAGTSDEAGTTDEAASTTEAGTSDEAASTTEAGTGDEAVSTTEAGTSDEAASTTEAGTSDEGASTTEAGTSDEAGTTDEAASTTEAGTSDEVASTTEAGTSDEGASTTEAGTSDEAGTTDEAASTTEAGTSDEAASTTEAGTGDEAVSTTEAGTSDEAASTTEAGTSDEGASTTEAGTSDEAETTDEAASTTEAGTSDEAASTTEAGTSDEGASTTEAGTSDEAGTTDEAASTTEAGTSDEAASTTEAGTGDEAVSTTEAGTGDEAASTTEAGTSDEAASTTEAGTGDEAVSTTEAGTSDEAASTTEAGTSDEAASTTEAGTSDEAASTTEAGTSDEGASTTEAGTSDEAGTTDEAASTTEAGTSDEAASTTEAGTSDEAASTTEAGASDEAASTTEAGTTDEAALTTEAGTSDEAASTTEAGTSDEAGTTTEAGTGDEAASTTEAGTSDEAASTTEAGTSDEAASTTEAGTTDEAGTTTEAGTGDEAASTTEAATSDEAASTTEAGTTDEAASTTEAGTSDEAASTTEAGTSDEAASTTEAGTTDEAGTTTEAGTGDEAASTTEAGTTDEAALTTEAGTSDEAASTTEAGTSDEAASTTEAGTSDEAASTTEAGTSDEAASTTEAETSDEAGTTDEAASTTGAGTTDVAASTTEDQTTTEAQTTTEAATTTAQTTTEVQTTTEAQTTTSAPTTTETPTTVVTTLSDESSDTSSSYDSGWSLWDAVVSSVKTAASATKNTLFGWL, encoded by the exons ATGAAGAAATCTTCCTGCTCGATTCTCGCCGTGTTGGTGTTGTTCCAACTCTGCGGCGGAATTCATACACGAG TCATTTCTGATATACCTTCACCGGACAATAACGAGGGTAGCGGTTTCGGAGGTGATGGAATTGAAG AGATCCAAAATGGATTCGAATCGATCAATTCTGGGCCGGAAATTGTTCCGATAG AGGTCAATGGAGGAGACCAACAATATTTGGAAGGGTTGCCACCTGCTCCAATCCAAGGAAATATGGGTGGTATTCCAGAGTTCAACAATGGATTCGACTTAATGAATTTTGAGCCTGAAAATGTTCCGATAG AGGTTAATGGAGAAGACCAACAATATTTTGAAGGATTGCCACCTGCTTCATTCCAAGAGAACATGGGTGATAATCCAGAGTTCAACAATGGATTTGACTCAATGAATTTTGAGCCTGAAAATGTTCCGATAG ACGTCAACGGAGGAGatcaacaatattttgaaGGATTGCCACCTGCTCCATTCGAAGGAAACATAG ATTACATCGTGAGTCAAGGCGATAATGAAAACGGGCAAGCAGCCTTCGGAATTCAGGGTGAAG ACGCTGATGCGGGCATTCCAGTAGGCAATGACGAACAGCCAATTGATAATG ATGCCAACGTTGACGTTCAAGATGATTCACCGGTCATTGGATTTGTAGGACAAA ATACCATCTTTGACGAACAAGCGCCGCTGAACAATGCAGGTTTCTCGGATAACATGG GTGACGGCTCTGGAGAACAAGCATCAGCAACCAATGCAGGTTCCGGTAGTCAATCTG GTGACAACTCTGGCGAACAAGCACCAGCAAACAATGCAGGTTCCGGTAGTCAATCTG GTGATAACTCTGGTGAACAAGCATCAGCAAACAATGCAGGTTCCGGCAGTCAATCAG GCAGTAGCTCTGGAGAACAAGCATCATCAGACAATGCAGGTTCCGGTAGTCAATTTG GCAAAGCATCTGTTGAATGGAGAATTAATTCGACTGCGACAATTAACGAAGCCGCGACAAACACTGAAGTTGCGACGACGACTGAAGCACAGACAACCACGGAAGCTGCAACAACTGCTGAAGCTGCATCAACGACCGAAGCTCAGACAACGACCGAAGCTGGAACAAGTGACGAAGCTGCGTCAACGACCGAAGCTGGAACGGGTGACGAAGCTGCGTCAACGACCGACGCTGGAACAAGTGATGAAG CTGGAACAACTGACGAAGCTGCTTCAACGACCGAAGCTGGAACGGGTGACGAAGCTGTGTCAACGACCGAAGCTGGAACAAGTGACGAAGCTGCTTCAACGACCGAAGCTGGAACAAGTGACGAAGGTGCGTCGACAACCGAAGCTGGAACAAGTGACGAAGCTGGAACAACTGACGAAGCTGCTTCAACGACCGAAGCTGGAACAAGTGACGAAGCTGCTTCAACGACCGAAGCTGGAACAAGTGACGAAGCTGGAACAACTGACGAAGCTGCTTCAACGACCGAAGCTGGAACGGGTGACGAAGCTGCGTCAACGACCGAAGCTGGAACAAGTGACGAAGCTGCTTCAACGACCGAAGCTGGAACAAGTGACGAAGGTGCGTCGACAACCGAAGCTGGAACAAGTGACGAAGCTGGAACAACTGACGAAGCTGCTTCAACGACCGAAGCTGGAACAAGTGACGAAGCTGCTTCAACGACCGAAGCTGGAACAAGTGACGAAGGTGCGTCGACAACCGAAGCTGGAACAAGTGACGAAGCTGGAACAACTGACGAAGCTGCTTCAACGACCGAAGCTGGAACAAGTGATGAAGTTGCTTCAACGACCGAAGCTGGAACAAGTGACGAAGGTGCGTCGACAACCGAAGCTGGAACAAGTGACGAAGCTGGAACAACTGACGAAGCTGCTTCAACGACCGAAGCTGGAACAAGTGACGAAGCTGCTTCAACGACCGAAGCTGGAACGGGTGACGAAGCTGTGTCAACGACCGAAGCTGGAACAAGTGACGAAGCTGCTTCAACGACCGAAGCTGGAACAAGTGACGAAGGTGCGTCGACAACCGAAGCTGGAACAAGTGACGAAGCTGGAACAACTGACGAAGCTGCTTCAACGACCGAAGCTGGAACAAGTGATGAAGTTGCTTCAACGACCGAAGCTGGAACAAGTGACGAAGGTGCGTCGACAACCGAAGCTGGAACAAGTGACGAAGCTGGAACAACTGACGAAGCTGCTTCAACGACCGAAGCTGGAACAAGTGACGAAGCTGCTTCAACGACCGAAGCTGGAACGGGTGACGAAGCTGTGTCAACGACCGAAGCTGGAACAAGTGACGAAGCTGCTTCAACGACCGAAGCTGGAACAAGTGACGAAGGTGCGTCGACAACCGAAGCTGGAACAAGTGACGAAGCTGAAACAACTGACGAAGCTGCTTCAACGACCGAAGCTGGAACAAGTGACGAAGCTGCTTCAACGACCGAAGCTGGAACAAGTGACGAAGGTGCGTCGACAACCGAAGCTGGAACAAGTGACGAAGCTGGAACAACTGACGAAGCTGCTTCAACGACCGAAGCTGGAACAAGTGACGAAGCTGCTTCAACGACCGAAGCTGGAACGGGTGACGAAGCTGTGTCAACGACCGAAGCTGGAACGGGTGACGAAGCTGCATCAACGACCGAAGCTGGAACAAGTGACGAAGCTGCTTCAACGACCGAAGCTGGAACGGGTGACGAAGCTGTGTCAACGACCGAAGCTGGAACAAGTGACGAAGCTGCTTCAACGACCGAAGCTGGAACAAGTGACGAAG CTGCTTCAACGACCGAAGCTGGAACGAGTGACGAAGCTGCGTCAACGACCGAAGCTGGAACAAGTGACGAAGGTGCGTCGACAACCGAAGCTGGAACAAGTGACGAAGCTGGAACAACTGACGAAGCTGCTTCAACGACCGAAGCTGGAACAAGTGACGAAGCTGCGTCAACGACCGAAGCTGGAACGAGTGACGAAG CTGCTTCAACGACCGAAGCTGGAGCGAGTGACGAAGCTGCGTCAACGACCGAAGCTGGAACAACTGACGAAGCTGCTTTAACGACCGAAGCTGGAACGAGTGACGAAGCTGCGTCAACGACCGAAGCTGGAACAAGTGACGAAGCTGGAACAACGACCGAAGCTGGAACGGGTGACGAAGCTGCGTCAACGACCGAAGCTGGAACGAGTGACGAAGCTGCTTCAACGACCGAAGCTGGAACGAGTGACGAAGCTGCGTCAACGACCGAAGCTGGAACAACTGACGAAGCTGGAACAACGACCGAAGCTGGAACGGGTGACGAAGCTGCGTCAACGACCGAAGCTGCAACGAGTGACGAAGCTGCGTCAACGACCGAAGCTGGAACAACTGACGAAGCTGCGTCAACGACCGAAGCTGGAACGAGTGACGAAGCTGCTTCAACGACCGAAGCTGGAACGAGTGACGAAGCTGCGTCAACGACCGAAGCTGGAACAACTGACGAAGCTGGAACAACGACCGAAGCTGGAACGGGTGACGAAGCTGCGTCAACGACCGAAGCTGGAACAACTGACGAAGCTGCTTTAACGACCGAAGCTGGAACGAGTGACGAAGCTGCGTCAACGACCGAAGCTGGAACGAGTGACGAAGCTGCTTCAACGACCGAAGCTGGAACGAGTGACGAAGCTGCGTCAACGACCGAAGCTGGAACGAGTGACGAAGCTGCGTCAACGACCGAAGCTGAAACAAGTGACGAAGCTGGAACAACTGACGAAGCTGCTTCAACGACCGGAGCTGGAACAACTGATGTAGCTGCGTCAACAACCGAAGATCAGACAACGACCGAAGCTCAGACAACCACCGAAGCTGCAACAACCACAGCACAGACAACGACTGAAGTTCAAACAACAACCGAAGCTCAGACAACTACTTCTGCTC CTACCACAACGGAAACTCCTACCACAGTCGTCACTACTCTTTCTGATG AATCTTCCGACACGTCGTCCTCCTATGATTCCGGTTGGTCGCTATGGGATGCTGTTGTATCAAGTG TCAAGACCGCTGCATCGgcaactaaaaatacgttattCGGATGGTTATAA
- the LOC107219980 gene encoding cell wall protein AWA1 isoform X3: MKKSSCSILAVLVLFQLCGGIHTRVISDIPSPDNNEGSGFGGDGIEEIQNGFESINSGPEIVPIEVNGGDQQYLEGLPPAPIQGNMGGIPEFNNGFDLMNFEPENVPIEVNGEDQQYFEGLPPASFQENMGDNPEFNNGFDSMNFEPENVPIDVNGGDQQYFEGLPPAPFEGNIDYIVSQGDNENGQAAFGIQGEDADAGIPVGNDEQPIDNDANVDVQDDSPVIGFVGQNTIFDEQAPLNNAGFSDNMGDGSGEQASATNAGSGSQSGDNSGEQAPANNAGSGSQSGDNSGEQASANNAGSGSQSGSSSGEQASSDNAGSGSQFGKASVEWRINSTATINEAATNTEVATTTEAQTTTEAATTAEAASTTEAQTTTEAGTSDEAASTTEAGTGDEAASTTDAGTSDEAGTTDEAASTTEAGTGDEAVSTTEAGTSDEAASTTEAGTSDEGASTTEAGTSDEAGTTDEAASTTEAGTSDEAASTTEAGTSDEAGTTDEAASTTEAGTGDEAASTTEAGTSDEAASTTEAGTSDEGASTTEAGTSDEAGTTDEAASTTEAGTSDEAASTTEAGTSDEGASTTEAGTSDEAGTTDEAASTTEAGTSDEVASTTEAGTSDEGASTTEAGTSDEAGTTDEAASTTEAGTSDEAASTTEAGTGDEAVSTTEAGTSDEAASTTEAGTSDEGASTTEAGTSDEAGTTDEAASTTEAGTSDEVASTTEAGTSDEGASTTEAGTSDEAGTTDEAASTTEAGTSDEAASTTEAGTGDEAVSTTEAGTSDEAASTTEAGTSDEGASTTEAGTSDEAETTDEAASTTEAGTSDEAASTTEAGTSDEGASTTEAGTSDEAGTTDEAASTTEAGTSDEAASTTEAGTGDEAVSTTEAGTGDEAASTTEAGTSDEAASTTEAGTGDEAVSTTEAGTSDEAASTTEAGTSDEGASTTEAGTSDEAGTTDEAASTTEAGTSDEAASTTEAGTSDEGASTTEAGTSDEAASTTEAGTSDEGASTTETGTSDEAGTTDEAASTTEAGTSDEAASTTEAGTSDEGASTTEAGTSDEAGTTDEAASTTEAGTSDEAASTTEAGTSDEAASTTEAGASDEAASTTEAGTTDEAALTTEAGTSDEAASTTEAGTSDEAGTTTEAGTGDEAASTTEAGTSDEAASTTEAGTSDEAASTTEAGTTDEAGTTTEAGTGDEAASTTEAATSDEAASTTEAGTTDEAASTTEAGTSDEAASTTEAGTSDEAASTTEAGTTDEAGTTTEAGTGDEAASTTEAGTTDEAALTTEAGTSDEAASTTEAGTSDEAASTTEAGTSDEAASTTEAGTSDEAASTTEAETSDEAGTTDEAASTTGAGTTDVAASTTEDQTTTEAQTTTEAATTTAQTTTEVQTTTEAQTTTSAPTTTETPTTVVTTLSDESSDTSSSYDSGWSLWDAVVSSVKTAASATKNTLFGWL, encoded by the exons ATGAAGAAATCTTCCTGCTCGATTCTCGCCGTGTTGGTGTTGTTCCAACTCTGCGGCGGAATTCATACACGAG TCATTTCTGATATACCTTCACCGGACAATAACGAGGGTAGCGGTTTCGGAGGTGATGGAATTGAAG AGATCCAAAATGGATTCGAATCGATCAATTCTGGGCCGGAAATTGTTCCGATAG AGGTCAATGGAGGAGACCAACAATATTTGGAAGGGTTGCCACCTGCTCCAATCCAAGGAAATATGGGTGGTATTCCAGAGTTCAACAATGGATTCGACTTAATGAATTTTGAGCCTGAAAATGTTCCGATAG AGGTTAATGGAGAAGACCAACAATATTTTGAAGGATTGCCACCTGCTTCATTCCAAGAGAACATGGGTGATAATCCAGAGTTCAACAATGGATTTGACTCAATGAATTTTGAGCCTGAAAATGTTCCGATAG ACGTCAACGGAGGAGatcaacaatattttgaaGGATTGCCACCTGCTCCATTCGAAGGAAACATAG ATTACATCGTGAGTCAAGGCGATAATGAAAACGGGCAAGCAGCCTTCGGAATTCAGGGTGAAG ACGCTGATGCGGGCATTCCAGTAGGCAATGACGAACAGCCAATTGATAATG ATGCCAACGTTGACGTTCAAGATGATTCACCGGTCATTGGATTTGTAGGACAAA ATACCATCTTTGACGAACAAGCGCCGCTGAACAATGCAGGTTTCTCGGATAACATGG GTGACGGCTCTGGAGAACAAGCATCAGCAACCAATGCAGGTTCCGGTAGTCAATCTG GTGACAACTCTGGCGAACAAGCACCAGCAAACAATGCAGGTTCCGGTAGTCAATCTG GTGATAACTCTGGTGAACAAGCATCAGCAAACAATGCAGGTTCCGGCAGTCAATCAG GCAGTAGCTCTGGAGAACAAGCATCATCAGACAATGCAGGTTCCGGTAGTCAATTTG GCAAAGCATCTGTTGAATGGAGAATTAATTCGACTGCGACAATTAACGAAGCCGCGACAAACACTGAAGTTGCGACGACGACTGAAGCACAGACAACCACGGAAGCTGCAACAACTGCTGAAGCTGCATCAACGACCGAAGCTCAGACAACGACCGAAGCTGGAACAAGTGACGAAGCTGCGTCAACGACCGAAGCTGGAACGGGTGACGAAGCTGCGTCAACGACCGACGCTGGAACAAGTGATGAAG CTGGAACAACTGACGAAGCTGCTTCAACGACCGAAGCTGGAACGGGTGACGAAGCTGTGTCAACGACCGAAGCTGGAACAAGTGACGAAGCTGCTTCAACGACCGAAGCTGGAACAAGTGACGAAGGTGCGTCGACAACCGAAGCTGGAACAAGTGACGAAGCTGGAACAACTGACGAAGCTGCTTCAACGACCGAAGCTGGAACAAGTGACGAAGCTGCTTCAACGACCGAAGCTGGAACAAGTGACGAAGCTGGAACAACTGACGAAGCTGCTTCAACGACCGAAGCTGGAACGGGTGACGAAGCTGCGTCAACGACCGAAGCTGGAACAAGTGACGAAGCTGCTTCAACGACCGAAGCTGGAACAAGTGACGAAGGTGCGTCGACAACCGAAGCTGGAACAAGTGACGAAGCTGGAACAACTGACGAAGCTGCTTCAACGACCGAAGCTGGAACAAGTGACGAAGCTGCTTCAACGACCGAAGCTGGAACAAGTGACGAAGGTGCGTCGACAACCGAAGCTGGAACAAGTGACGAAGCTGGAACAACTGACGAAGCTGCTTCAACGACCGAAGCTGGAACAAGTGATGAAGTTGCTTCAACGACCGAAGCTGGAACAAGTGACGAAGGTGCGTCGACAACCGAAGCTGGAACAAGTGACGAAGCTGGAACAACTGACGAAGCTGCTTCAACGACCGAAGCTGGAACAAGTGACGAAGCTGCTTCAACGACCGAAGCTGGAACGGGTGACGAAGCTGTGTCAACGACCGAAGCTGGAACAAGTGACGAAGCTGCTTCAACGACCGAAGCTGGAACAAGTGACGAAGGTGCGTCGACAACCGAAGCTGGAACAAGTGACGAAGCTGGAACAACTGACGAAGCTGCTTCAACGACCGAAGCTGGAACAAGTGATGAAGTTGCTTCAACGACCGAAGCTGGAACAAGTGACGAAGGTGCGTCGACAACCGAAGCTGGAACAAGTGACGAAGCTGGAACAACTGACGAAGCTGCTTCAACGACCGAAGCTGGAACAAGTGACGAAGCTGCTTCAACGACCGAAGCTGGAACGGGTGACGAAGCTGTGTCAACGACCGAAGCTGGAACAAGTGACGAAGCTGCTTCAACGACCGAAGCTGGAACAAGTGACGAAGGTGCGTCGACAACCGAAGCTGGAACAAGTGACGAAGCTGAAACAACTGACGAAGCTGCTTCAACGACCGAAGCTGGAACAAGTGACGAAGCTGCTTCAACGACCGAAGCTGGAACAAGTGACGAAGGTGCGTCGACAACCGAAGCTGGAACAAGTGACGAAGCTGGAACAACTGACGAAGCTGCTTCAACGACCGAAGCTGGAACAAGTGACGAAGCTGCTTCAACGACCGAAGCTGGAACGGGTGACGAAGCTGTGTCAACGACCGAAGCTGGAACGGGTGACGAAGCTGCATCAACGACCGAAGCTGGAACAAGTGACGAAGCTGCTTCAACGACCGAAGCTGGAACGGGTGACGAAGCTGTGTCAACGACCGAAGCTGGAACAAGTGACGAAGCTGCTTCAACGACCGAAGCTGGAACAAGTGACGAAGGTGCGTCGACAACCGAAGCTGGAACAAGTGACGAAGCTGGAACAACTGACGAAGCTGCTTCAACGACCGAAGCTGGAACAAGTGACGAAGCTGCTTCAACGACCGAAGCTGGAACAAGTGACGAAGGTGCGTCGACAACCGAAGCTGGAACAA GTGACGAAGCTGCGTCAACCACCGAAGCTGGAACAAGTGACGAAGGTGCGTCGACAACCGAAACTGGAACAAGTGACGAAGCTGGAACAACTGACGAAGCTGCTTCAACGACCGAAGCTGGAACGAGTGACGAAGCTGCGTCAACGACCGAAGCTGGAACAAGTGACGAAGGTGCGTCGACAACCGAAGCTGGAACAAGTGACGAAGCTGGAACAACTGACGAAGCTGCTTCAACGACCGAAGCTGGAACAAGTGACGAAGCTGCGTCAACGACCGAAGCTGGAACGAGTGACGAAG CTGCTTCAACGACCGAAGCTGGAGCGAGTGACGAAGCTGCGTCAACGACCGAAGCTGGAACAACTGACGAAGCTGCTTTAACGACCGAAGCTGGAACGAGTGACGAAGCTGCGTCAACGACCGAAGCTGGAACAAGTGACGAAGCTGGAACAACGACCGAAGCTGGAACGGGTGACGAAGCTGCGTCAACGACCGAAGCTGGAACGAGTGACGAAGCTGCTTCAACGACCGAAGCTGGAACGAGTGACGAAGCTGCGTCAACGACCGAAGCTGGAACAACTGACGAAGCTGGAACAACGACCGAAGCTGGAACGGGTGACGAAGCTGCGTCAACGACCGAAGCTGCAACGAGTGACGAAGCTGCGTCAACGACCGAAGCTGGAACAACTGACGAAGCTGCGTCAACGACCGAAGCTGGAACGAGTGACGAAGCTGCTTCAACGACCGAAGCTGGAACGAGTGACGAAGCTGCGTCAACGACCGAAGCTGGAACAACTGACGAAGCTGGAACAACGACCGAAGCTGGAACGGGTGACGAAGCTGCGTCAACGACCGAAGCTGGAACAACTGACGAAGCTGCTTTAACGACCGAAGCTGGAACGAGTGACGAAGCTGCGTCAACGACCGAAGCTGGAACGAGTGACGAAGCTGCTTCAACGACCGAAGCTGGAACGAGTGACGAAGCTGCGTCAACGACCGAAGCTGGAACGAGTGACGAAGCTGCGTCAACGACCGAAGCTGAAACAAGTGACGAAGCTGGAACAACTGACGAAGCTGCTTCAACGACCGGAGCTGGAACAACTGATGTAGCTGCGTCAACAACCGAAGATCAGACAACGACCGAAGCTCAGACAACCACCGAAGCTGCAACAACCACAGCACAGACAACGACTGAAGTTCAAACAACAACCGAAGCTCAGACAACTACTTCTGCTC CTACCACAACGGAAACTCCTACCACAGTCGTCACTACTCTTTCTGATG AATCTTCCGACACGTCGTCCTCCTATGATTCCGGTTGGTCGCTATGGGATGCTGTTGTATCAAGTG TCAAGACCGCTGCATCGgcaactaaaaatacgttattCGGATGGTTATAA